From a region of the Ovis aries strain OAR_USU_Benz2616 breed Rambouillet chromosome 2, ARS-UI_Ramb_v3.0, whole genome shotgun sequence genome:
- the LGSN gene encoding LOW QUALITY PROTEIN: lengsin (The sequence of the model RefSeq protein was modified relative to this genomic sequence to represent the inferred CDS: inserted 2 bases in 1 codon) codes for MRDTRDEDNETKASSMSKLMGTREKVTKLHISSTEVEEMDISNSKEGLNTFFFVCFYRKNRNLRVCHXNKPVMVPGSPESHLTPDDKDSKDQTVVIKPLPLPTLINAPGGEFHPNSSDTDNTRDNTRVSTAPQLSSRMKHIKQEMAKNHLQFVRFEATDLHGVSRSKSIPAQFFQEKVIHGVYMPRGYLELIPNPKDNEVDHIRATCFNSDIVLMPELSTFRVLPWAKRTARVICDTFTVTGEPLLTSPRHIAKRQLSQLQDAGFSLLSAFIYDFCIFGVPEIINSKTISLPASALLNNHDQPFIQELVDGLYHTGANVESFSSSTRPGQMEICFLPEFGISSADNAFTLRMAVKEVARKYNYITSFFIETGFCNSGILSHSLWDVDEKKNMFCSSSGIEQLTIPGKKWLAGLLKHSAALSCLMAPAVSCRKRYSKESKDLKESVPTTWGYNDNSCAFNVKCHGEKGTRIENKLGSATANPYLVLAATIAAGLDGLCSDDGVLFGPENSTDLHQAKPSEIPLKLEHALMALEEDQCLRQALGETFIRYFVAMKKYELENEETDAERNKFLEYFI; via the exons aaggtcttaacacttttttttttgtttgtttctacagAAAAAATAGAAACCTCAGAGTGTGCCA CAACAAACCAGTCATGGTGCCTGGCTCTCCTGAATCTCATTTGACACCAGATGACAAGGACTCCAAAGATCAGACAGTAGTGATAAAACCATTGCCCCTTCCAACATTAATCAATGCTCCTGGTGGTGAATTTCACCCAAACTCCAGTGATACTG ataacaCCAGGGACAACACTCGAGTTTCTACTGCACCTCAACTCTCCTCTAGAATGAAGCACATTAAACAAGAGATGGCCAAAAATCACCTTCAATTTGTGCGATTTGAAGCAACAGACCTCCATGGTGTGTCCAGGTCTAAGAGTATCCCTGCACAATTTTTCCAA GAAAAAGTGATTCATGGTGTTTACATGCCCCGAGGTTATCTTGAATTGATACCAAATCCTAAGGACAATGAAGTGGATCACATTAGAGCAACGTGTTTTAATAGTGACATAGTCCTGATGCCAGAGCTATCAACCTTCAGAGTTCTACCGTGGGCCAAGAGAACAGCCAGGGTGATCTGTGACACGTTCACTGTGACCGGGGAGCCTCTTCTGACCTCCCCAAGGCACATCGCCAAAAGGCAGCTGAGCCAGCTGCAGGATGCCGGCTTCTCCCTGCTCTCTGCTTTCATCtatgatttttgcatttttggtGTACCTGAAATTATCAATTCAAAAACCATATCTCTTCCTGCTTCAGCACTGCTAAATAATCATGACCAGCCGTTCATTCAGGAACTTGTGGATGGTTTGTATCACACTGGGGCCAATGTTGAGAGCTTTTCCTCCTCTACCAGGCCTGGCCAGATGGAAATCTGTTTTCTGCCTGAATTTGGCATCAGTTCAGCTGATAATGCGTTTACCCTCAGAATGGCTGTCAAAGAAGTGGCAAGGAAGTATAATTATATCACCAGCTTTTTCATCGAGACTGGATTCTGTAACTCAGGAATTTTGTCGCATAGTCTCTGGGATGTCGATGAGAAGAAAAACATGTTCTGTAGCAGTTCTGGAATTGAGCAGCTCACGATTCCTGGGAAAAAATGGTTGGCAGGCCTCTTGAAGCACTCTGCTGCCCTTAGCTGCTTGATGGCCCCTGCTGTTAGCTGCAGGAAACGCTACTCTAAGGAGAGTAAAGACCTGAAGGAGAGTGTGCCAACAACGTGGGGGTACAATGATAACAGCTGTGCTTTTAATGTTAAGTGTCATGGTGAGAAAGGCACtagaatagaaaataaactgGGCTCAGCCACAGCAAATCCTTACCTGGTGCTGGCCGCCACTATTGCTGCAGGCTTGGATGGACTTTGCAGCGATGATGGTGTTTTGTTTGGTCCAGAGAACAGCACAGACCTTCATCAGGCCAAACCTTCTGAGATCCCTTTAAAACTGGAACATGCCCTCATGGCACTAGAGGAAGATCAATGTCTGAGACAGGCTCTAGGAGAAACTTTTATTCGGTATTTTGTTGCCATGAAGAAATATGAgttggaaaatgaagaaacagatgctgagagaaataaattcttagaatattttatttag